The Huiozyma naganishii CBS 8797 chromosome 1, complete genome genome window below encodes:
- the SEN54 gene encoding tRNA splicing endonuclease subunit SEN54 (similar to Saccharomyces cerevisiae SEN54 (YPL083C); ancestral locus Anc_8.559), protein MTEQLENEVFSQDGTIADSDVEEDELVQDWSQIAKIAKSNGALTIPKRGEKDYEPDGTDVQELLLYKARKELFDTLANSVRGSTVKAQVKALYVADRHGAVVPHARGNFLQTMGKVDFSDGQVWLSFYEFVYLSERGTVTPYWGGQSVAGENNDSLLPLSIEDLYILFKTQHELDNFAVYAHLRRLGFIVNPVSPSDTSFYPNCPSAPRTGVTSIYRAITSMFFLRKNSLFNNIFYKQWHYCFCKYTRTPQIYEKLKLLVPSISVPKTIEDLKGFYGSQQDYAEGQLTLTFNVWKPQTNFKKKHPPLPDYQVVVYNKNQRGAHFPTFDELQNIFRHLDYKFQFLSEVADDEFSWDDHSYIVGKPRSDVIASERKSKDKKDPKTPAKNPSAKKSKKRQLPPHIQQLQRLRNGYSSFLLAVIDNGIISFVRISQADFASENVWYVPPKDGLRKKPFNDRKKRAN, encoded by the coding sequence ATGACGGAGCAATTGGAGAACGAGGTTTTTTCTCAGGATGGCACGATTGCCGACTCGGATGTAGAGGAAGACGAACTAGTCCAGGACTGGTCTCAGATTGCTAAAATCGCGAAGTCCAATGGTGCACTGACAATACCGAAGAGAGGCGAGAAGGACTACGAACCGGATGGAACGGATGTTCAGGAACTGCTACTATACAAGGCAAGGAAGGAGCTGTTTGATACTTTGGCGAATTCTGTCAGAGGGTCCACAGTTAAAGCACAGGTTAAGGCACTTTACGTTGCTGATAGACATGGGGCTGTGGTACCGCATGCTAGGGGTAATTTCCTGCAAACAATGGGGAAAGTGGATTTTTCAGATGGACAAGTCTGGTTAAGTTTCTACGAGTTTGTTTACTTGTCTGAAAGAGGTACTGTAACTCCCTACTGGGGTGGACAATCCGTTGCGGGAGAGAACAATGACTCTCTTCTACCGTTGAGTATCGAGGACCTCTatatccttttcaaaacCCAGCATGAACTTGATAACTTTGCAGTATATGCGCATTTACGTCGTCTAGGGTTCATTGTCAATCCAGTATCGCCAAGCGACACTTCGTTCTATCCAAACTGCCCTAGTGCCCCAAGGACGGGTGTAACATCCATTTACAGGGCGATCACGTCAATGTTTTTCTTGCGCAAAAACTCGCTATTCAACAATATCTTCTATAAACAGTGGCACTACTGTTTTTGCAAGTATACGAGGACTCCTCAAATTTATGAGAAGCTCAAGCTGTTAGTCCCAAGCATATCCGTCCCGAAAACAATCGAGGATTTGAAAGGTTTCTATGGCTCGCAGCAGGACTACGCTGAGGGACAATTGACTTTGACATTCAATGTGTGGAAACCGCAGACAAACTTTAAGAAAAAGCATCCGCCACTCCCGGATTATCAAGTAGTCGTGTACAACAAAAACCAGAGGGGGGCACATTTTCCAACATTTGACGAGCTGCAGAATATATTTAGGCATCTGGATTATAAATTCCAATTTTTATCTGAAGTGGCCGACGATGAATTCTCGTGGGATGATCACAGTTACATTGTGGGTAAGCCGAGATCGGACGTCATTGCCTCGGAAAGGAAGTCTAAGGATAAGAAGGATCCCAAAACACCAGCGAAAAATCCCTCAGcaaagaaatcaaagaaaagacaGCTACCGCCGCATATACAGCAACTACAGCGACTGAGAAACGGATATTCATCTTTCCTTCTTGCAGTGATAGACAATGGTATAATCAGTTTTGTTCGAATTTCTCAGGCAGACTTTGCATCAGAGAACGTTTGGTATGTTCCCCCTAAGGATGGGCTTCGAAAAAAACCCTTTAACGataggaaaaaaagagcaaaTTAA
- the RPS6B gene encoding 40S ribosomal protein eS6 (similar to Saccharomyces cerevisiae RPS6B (YBR181C) and RPS6A (YPL090C); ancestral locus Anc_8.567) yields MKLNISYPVNGTQKCIEVDDEHRVRVFYDKRIGQEIEGEAIGDEFKGYVFKISGGNDKQGLPMKQGVLLPTRIKLLLAKGTSCYRPRRVGERKRKSVRGAIVGPDLAVLSLVIVKKGEQEFEGVTNDTVAKRLGPKRANNIRKFFGLSKEDDVRDFVVRREVTKGEKTYTKAPKIQRLVTPQRLQRKRFQRSLKVKNAQAQREAAADYAQLLAKRLAEKKAEKAEIRKRRASSLKA; encoded by the exons ATGAAG TTGAACATTTCCTACCCAGTCAACGGTACCCAAAAGTGTATCGAAGTCGATGACGAACACCGTGTCCGTGTCTTCTACGACAAGAGAATTGGTCAAGAGATTGAAGGTGAAGCCATTGGTGACGAATTCAAGGGTTACGTCTTCAAGATCTCCGGTGGTAACGACAAGCAAGGTCTCCCAATGAAGCAAGGTGTTTTGTTGCCAACCAGAATCAAGTTGCTTCTAGCTAAAGGCACTTCCTGTTACAGACCAAGACGTGTCGgtgaaagaaagagaaagtcCGTCAGAGGTGCCATTGTTGGCCCAGATCTAGCTGTCTTGTCCCTTGTCATCGTCAAGAAGGGTGAACAAGAATTCGAGGGTGTCACCAACGACACCGTCGCCAAGAGACTAGGTCCAAAGAGAGCCAACAACATCAGAAAGTTCTTCGGTCTATCCAAGGAGGACGATGTCCGTGACTTCGTTGTCAGAAGAGAGGTCACCAAGGGTGAAAAGACCTACACCAAGGCTCCAAAGATCCAAAGATTGGTTACTCCACAAAGATTGCAAAGAAAGAGATTCCAAAGATCTTTGAAGGTCAAGAACGCTCAAGCTCAAAGAGAAGCTGCTGCCGACTACGCCCAATTGTTGGCCAAGAGATTGGCTGAGAAGAAGGCTGAAAAGGCTGAGatcagaaagagaagagcctcctctttgaaggcTTAA
- the KNAG0A03560 gene encoding uncharacterized protein (similar to Saccharomyces cerevisiae SMP1 (YBR182C) and RLM1 (YPL089C); ancestral locus Anc_8.566): MGRRKIQIKTIAEKRSRTVTFFKRKSGLLKKSKELSILCGARVGLIIISETGRLYEFCSTDMKDLIDTYLYDPTIKHVTKNTINDAELDDIRACMKSDDESNESEINSNVVRRSDSVTEPEIGETPTFGVNKHVPTEPLHSVNGHADTSMNSTKRDSITKTSSTSGSSPGKVLLSQILNNDSKKTQPAIPTLSINQHDHTSSYLNNDRTGAVQPSSLPSPEQMLSGRQSSVTSQSADVNTQYSQQSLTSNRSVLTIDTRLTPQNIQPLSPYYGEYFVMPQRSFIGNPVSAYPTPNPYMGQYNSPANTNGVQMTTAGITYTNYFNGYPPIPQNRNAVKYYPPQLVDAYGNPSDPPSKDYDGYTR; this comes from the coding sequence ATGGGTAGACGGAAAATTCAAATAAAAACCATAGCGGAGAAGAGAAGTAGAACCGTGACCTTCTTCAAGCGAAAATCTggtcttttgaaaaaatcaaaagagCTCTCCATCCTTTGCGGGGCAAGGGTTGGTTTGATCATCATCAGCGAAACGGGCAGACTTTATGAGTTTTGCTCAACAGACATGAAGGATTTAATAGATACCTATCTTTACGATCCAACCATTAAACATGTCACCAAAAACACTATAAACGATGCTGAACTGGATGATATCAGGGCATGTATGAAAAGCGATGATGAATCAAACGAGAGTGAAATAAATTCGAACGTTGTTAGGCGATCGGATTCAGTGACTGAGCCCGAGATAGGAGAGACTCCTACTTTCGGTGTAAATAAACACGTGCCCACGGAGCCGCTACATTCAGTAAATGGCCACGCCGACACTTCGATGAATTCTACGAAGCGTGATTCCATTACCAAAACTTCTAGTACCTCGGGAAGCTCCCCGGGGAAAGTGTTACTTTCTCAGATATTAAACAATGATTCTAAAAAGACACAACCGGCTATACCAACACTTTCGATAAATCAACACGACCATACATCTAGTTACCTAAACAACGATAGAACGGGAGCAGTACAACCTTCTTCCCTCCCCTCTCCTGAACAAATGCTAAGTGGTAGGCAAAGCTCGGTGACATCTCAGTCTGCCGATGTGAATACTCAATACTCACAACAAAGTTTAACATCGAATCGGAGTGTTCTGACCATAGATACCAGATTGACCCCTCAAAATATACAGCCCCTATCACCATATTATGGAGAATATTTCGTTATGCCACAAAGGTCTTTCATCGGAAATCCGGTCTCTGCGTATCCAACACCGAATCCCTATATGGGACAATATAACAGCCCTGCCAACACCAACGGCGTCCAAATGACAACAGCAGGAATAACATACACAAACTACTTTAACGGATACCCACCCATACCACAAAATAGGAATGCAGTAAAGTACTATCCGCCGCAACTCGTGGACGCGTATGGGAACCCATCAGACCCTCCATCAAAGGACTACGATGGGTACACGaggtaa
- the MBA1 gene encoding Mba1p (similar to Saccharomyces cerevisiae MBA1 (YBR185C); ancestral locus Anc_8.561) has product MRSVMLKSRALPRILNVQSTLLLREFNKARLFSTGRAVYQAEKTKKTKKQQDFNPKYMGVGNKIFIPTSYNNLPNLFFHPLIVLKALIRRIYTFGLNTFKIGIFRFQTGVKPNFLLWKNKAIESYIQVNKAFVNRDVDSVRRQVSLWVEDSLTTRVKMLPKNLVLEWQILKFNGPPRLVALEPIMAPGQPLEYLQLVYKFDTEQELIKLNTVTKETEKQLKNVIDYMVFLCDTTTNDLYLSGSI; this is encoded by the coding sequence ATGCGCTCGGTGATGCTCAAGAGTAGGGCTCTCCCTCGAATTCTAAATGTACAGAGTACTTTATTGTTGAGGGAGTTTAATAAAGCTCGTTTATTTTCTACAGGCAGAGCTGTTTACCAAGCCgagaagacgaagaagactAAAAAACAACAGGACTTTAATCCCAAATATATGGGTGTTGGGAACAAGATATTTATCCCCACTTCATACAACAACTTACCAAATTTGTTCTTCCACCCATTGATCGTTTTGAAGGCCTTGATTAGGCGAATATACACGTTTGGATtaaacactttcaagattGGTATATTTCGTTTTCAAACGGGTGTGAAACCGAACTtccttctttggaagaataAGGCAATTGAGAGCTATATCCAGGTGAACAAAGCGTTTGTCAATAGGGATGTCGATTCCGTTCGGAGGCAAGTGTCCCTTTGGGTGGAAGACTCACTCACCACTCGTGTGAAGATGCTGCCCAAAAACTTGGTTCTAGAATGGCAAATCTTAAAGTTCAACGGTCCACCAAGACTGGTTGCGCTGGAACCAATCATGGCACCAGGCCAACCACTTGAATATCTTCAATTGGTGTATAAATTTGACACGGAACAGGAGCTGATTAAGCTGAACACCGTCACTAAAGAGACGGAAAAGCAGCTCAAAAACGTGATTGATTATATGGTGTTTTTATGCGACACTACAACAAACGATTTGTACTTATCGGGTTCTATTTGA
- the DTR1 gene encoding Dtr1p (similar to Saccharomyces cerevisiae DTR1 (YBR180W); ancestral locus Anc_8.570), which yields MASGITSTESFKSTDPENEHIAMARLRQDVPATEQGNGTPNHSAFLDAIDLKENEESLANVQTQRNYTCFTNGQIFLIFVIITFIGFLGPMSGNIYIPALPLFQTIFHTSTSTINATVSVFMAVFAVGPLLWGAYADVGGRKILYLLSLALMFIVNVLLASLSPNIVALFILRIAQAFASSSVIALGAGTVTDLIVPSARGKAIGYFMMGPNMGPVIAPIVAGLILINTDRWRWLFGFCAIMSGVALLCVWIFLPETLRCIVGNGDPSWKGESPLDIEAQELVECQPAKWQFCADIGIQKPVSNETTFKELYVRPPRAGLKTYWSMIKFRPIFVTASCNALLFANYYAFSVTFSHFLEVSYHYSMLKIGAAYVCPGITMILGSQSGGHLSDFLRKRWKKKNPEKDYPLELRLRLNIVGIVINTAGCIGYGWAISRHFHVALVLFFSALLAFGLTWVNNTTMTYMTELMAHRASAGVAVNSMFRNIAAAISSGIIFLLCEAMGVGWCFTGLGLCNLISIAAITYLVGAAGKWQKATPRI from the coding sequence ATGGCCAGTGGAATTACAAGCACAGAATCGTTCAAGTCGACAGATCCAGAAAATGAGCATATCGCCATGGCAAGGCTACGTCAGGATGTCCCGGCAACAGAGCAGGGAAATGGCACTCCAAATCATTCAGCATTTTTGGACGCTATTGACTTAAAGGAAAATGAAGAGAGTTTGGCTAATGTACAGACTCAAAGAAACTATACTTGCTTTACAAATGGCCAGATTTTCCTGATTTTTGTCATTATTACCTTTATTGGGTTTTTGGGGCCCATGTCAGGAAACATCTACATCCCCGCATTACCTTTGTTTCAAACTATTTTCCACACCTCCACTTCAACTATAAATGCAACAGTCTCTGTTTTTATGGCTGTGTTTGCTGTTGGACCGCTTTTATGGGGAGCTTACGCAGATGTTGGCGGAAGAAAAATACTCTATTTACTTTCTCTAGCATTGATGTTTATCGTAAACGTGCTTTTGGCCTCATTAAGTCCCAATATTGTGGCCTTGTTTATTTTAAGGATAGCCCAGGCATTTGCATCAAGCTCAGTGATAGCACTAGGTGCTGGAACAGTTACTGATTTGATTGTTCCTTCTGCAAGAGGTAAGGCGATTGGCTATTTTATGATGGGTCCCAACATGGGACCAGTTATAGCGCCAATTGTTGCTGGTCTAATTTTGATCAATACTGACCGGTGGAGATGGCTTTTTGGATTTTGTGCAATAATGAGTGGGGTTGCTCTACTCTGTGTTTGGATATTTCTTCCCGAAACTTTGAGATGTATTGTCGGAAATGGGGACCCCAGTTGGAAAGGAGAGAGTCCGCTTGACATTGAAGCACAAGAACTTGTGGAATGTCAACCTGCCAAATGGCAGTTCTGTGCAGATATTGGAATTCAAAAACCTGTTTCCAATGAGACTACCTTCAAAGAGCTATATGTTCGCCCACCCAGGGCTGGTCTAAAAACTTATTGGTCTATGATAAAATTCCGTCCAATCTTCGTGACTGCTTCATGCAACGCTTTGCTCTTTGCCAACTATTACGCATTCAGTGTAACGTTTTCTCATTTCCTAGAAGTTTCTTATCATTATTCAATGTTAAAAATAGGTGCTGCCTATGTCTGTCCAGGTATAACAATGATATTGGGTTCTCAATCAGGCGGGCATCTGTCTGATTTTTTACGCAAGCGctggaaaaagaaaaacccAGAAAAGGATTATCCTCTGGAGCTGCGTTTACGCCTCAATATTGTCGGTATTGTAATTAACACAGCCGGGTGTATTGGTTATGGTTGGGCCATTTCTAGACATTTTCATGTGGCActggttttgtttttttctgcATTGCTTGCTTTCGGTCTCACTTGGGTGAACAACACTACTATGACGTACATGACGGAACTTATGGCGCATCGGGCATCTGCAGGCGTGGCCGTAAATAGCATGTTTAGGAATATTGCAGCGGCGATTAGTTCTGGTATCATATTTTTACTATGTGAGGCCATGGGTGTCGGATGGTGTTTTACTGGACTGGGTCTTTGCAATTTGATCTCAATCGCGGCTATTACATATCTAGTAGGAGCAGCAGGCAAATGGCAGAAAGCTACGCCAAGAATTTAA
- the NOG1 gene encoding putative GTPase NOG1 (similar to Saccharomyces cerevisiae NOG1 (YPL093W); ancestral locus Anc_8.571), which translates to MQLSWKDIPTVAPANDLLDIVLNRTQRKTPTVIRPGFKITRIRAFYMRKVRFTAEGFEEKFDDILKGFPNINDVHPFHRDLMDTLYEKNHYKISLAAVSRAKSLVEQVSRDYTRLLKFGQSLFQCKQLKRAALGRMATIVKKLKDPMNYLEQVRQHLGRLPSIDPNTRTLLICGYPNVGKSSFLRCITKADVEVQPYAFTTKSLYVGHFDYKYLRFQAIDTPGILDRPTEDMNNIEMQSIYAIAHLRSCVLYFMDLSERCGFTIEAQVKLFHSIKPLFANKSVMVVINKTDIIRPEDLDEDRAQLLQTVKDVDGVEIMCTSCQMEENVMEVRNKACEKLLASRIENKLKSQARINNVLNKIHVAQPQARDDISRTPYIPDAVKSLKKYDPEDPEKRILARDIEAENGGAGVFNVNLKDKYILEDDEWKNDVMPEILDGKNVYDFLDPEIAAKLQALEEEEERLEAEGFYNSDDDEETYEGFDVEEVDDIKDKALWIRDRQKKMIKEARNRKSLKNKAIMPRSKLSKSFSQMENHMSTLGHDMSSLQERHNVAYEKGKYRERGADVVFGDVDESTAASVSENGGKLRQQDRLLDGVADGSSRSKADRMNKLQRRDRNRHARQGEADRHTAVSLLKHLHSGKRGIGKTDFR; encoded by the coding sequence ATGCAGTTATCTTGGAAGGATATCCCTACTGTGGCCCCCGCCAATGATCTTCTGGACATTGTCCTGAACAGGACTCAGAGAAAGACACCTACGGTCATCAGACCAGGTTTCAAGATCACCAGAATCAGGGCTTTCTACATGCGGAAAGTGAGGTTCACTGCTGAAGGGTTTGAGGAGAAATTTGACGACATTCTGAAGGGGTTCCCCAACATCAACGACGTGCACCCGTTCCACAGAGACTTGATGGACACTCTTTACGAGAAGAACCATTACAAAATTTCGCTGGCCGCTGTCTCGAGAGCGAAGTCTCTAGTTGAGCAAGTTTCGAGGGATTACACCAGACTGTTGAAGTTTGGTCAGTCTCTGTTCCAATGtaagcaattgaagagagCTGCACTGGGTAGAATGGCGACAATcgtcaagaaattgaaggacCCTATGAACTATCTAGAACAGGTCCGTCAACATTTGGGTAGATTGCCCTCTATTGACCCAAACACGAGAACGCTGTTGATCTGCGGGTACCCCAACGTCGGTAAATCCTCCTTCTTGAGATGCATCACGAAGGCAGACGTTGAGGTCCAACCGTATGCTTTCACTACCAAGTCGCTGTACGTCGGGCATTTCGACTACAAGTACTTGAGATTCCAGGCTATTGATACGCCAGGTATCCTTGATAGACCAACGGAAGACATGAACAACATTGAAATGCAATCCATTTACGCTATTGCTCACTTGCGTTCGTGTGTCCTGTACTTCATGGATTTATCCGAACGGTGTGGTTTCACCATCGAGGCACAAGTCAAGTTGTTCCACTCCATCAAGCCACTTTTCGCTAACAAGTCAGTCATGGTGGTCATCAACAAAACCGATATCATCAGACCAGAGGATTTGGACGAAGACCGTGCTCAATTGCTGCAGACTGTCAAGGATGTGGATGGTGTCGAAATAATGTGTACCTCTTGTCAAATGGAGGAGAACGTCATGGAGGTTAGAAACAAGGCATGTGAGAAGTTGCTTGCATCCAGAATCGAGAACAAACTGAAGTCGCAGGCTAGGATCAACAACGTGTTGAACAAAATCCATGTCGCACAACCACAAGCGAGAGACGATATTAGCAGAACTCCATACATCCCTGATGCGGTCAAGAGCTTGAAGAAATACGACCCAGAGGACCCAGAGAAGAGGATCTTGGCCCGTGACATCGAGGCTGAGAACGGTGGTGCCGGTGTCTTCAACGTTAACTTGAAGGATAAGTACATTTTGGAAGACGACGAATGGAAGAACGACGTCATGCCGGAAATTTTGGACGGTAAGAACGTCTACGATTTCTTGGACCCAGAGATTGCTGCTAAGTTGCAAGCGctggaggaagaggaggaaagatTGGAGGCGGAAGGGTTCTACAACTCCGACGACGATGAAGAAACTTACGAAGGCTTCGACGTCGAGGAAGTAGACGACATCAAGGACAAGGCTCTCTGGATCAGAGACagacaaaagaaaatgatcAAGGAGgcaagaaacagaaagtctttgaagaacaaagcCATCATGCCTCGTTCCAAACTATCCAAGTCCTTTAGCCAAATGGAGAACCATATGTCCACTTTGGGCCACGATATGTCCTCGCTTCAAGAGAGACACAACGTTGCTTATGAAAAGGGTAAGTACAGGGAGAGAGGTGCTGACGTCGTCTTCGGAGACGTTGATGAGAGCACTGCCGCTTCTGTGTCCGAAAACGGTGGTAAGTTGAGGCAACAGGATAGATTGCTGGACGGTGTTGCCGATGGTTCTTCCAGATCGAAGGCCGATAGAATGAACAAATTGCAAAGAAGAGATAGAAACAGACACGCCAGACAAGGTGAAGCTGATAGACACACTGCTGTCTCTTTGTTGAAACATTTGCATAGTGGTAAGCGTGGTATTGGTAAGACTGATTTCCGTTAA
- the BRO1 gene encoding Bro1p (similar to Saccharomyces cerevisiae BRO1 (YPL084W); ancestral locus Anc_8.560) → MKAFLIELLLKDTERLDWKKCLSSYLKKMYGAQSWSQFYDAQLASDFDDWRISSNGELSPESLLAANLTYYCYLEQLNLRLGNKYKQMKLDITWYDADYSITPKDQKYTQHTIAFEKSSVIYNIAVICNQLAREKLTDDYKPSIGYMTKAMCCFKYLSENFLNSPSIDLQAENTGFLSLLCHAQAQEMFLLKLLNGPNAEKQASLISKLAVATHQLYNQCNDFLKTPEGGITPYGEPRWGTTMTCKTYLYKSIAAFYYALYLEQQNQMGEAIAFTKLAHLSLINALPFKAWLKEFVDFEGLKNSINMKTEQLNKDNDYIYHELIPNSVSLDVVKSMDAIKPMTWNSIIDESMKDISPKCEALFKGIVPMEVYEKESIYSEEKSKMLRAEVEATETADLEYSSFLDFTQLPSLIPDLEKRYKSGEVYKTNPQVELMRNQLLTWIKTYQSSPYMSVEKQMTLIVNKRNEITEVYLNYHLIRKKTTVKLKSSLIEASRSDEKLFSLMKPYSKELGILANDNLLWQTFNKFDGDGSNQESLLDVDDTKTEKILDILKKLRQLSEDLRVLKEERKDILEELKTKVNEDDITTLLITELGKSDKELHELFSSELEKFSPLSTRLEATIFKQVSFINEVKVNLDQVFALSRYTEMNSEEMKREAQRKEFFGRIEKAMMNFTIFASDIGKGIQFYDSLFKMSRDLLNSSRRQSAASNSNSDLGFSPRPALPPQPPRQNISNGPGIPGGAMNTMNTGMENLSLDNRNNTRPWIPTHPSNAPPPAYQAETSTYQPLRMPPHFSRAPIPQPPIPQPPIPQPPTSQFSGGSAPYGQSYDRPAPLLPPKQPSNNGITRDQQFENEEREIRRNPTAIYDKSSVFDENLYYKYSD, encoded by the coding sequence ATGAAGGCCTTTTTGATTGAGCTTCTGCTGAAGGATACGGAAAGACTGGACTGGAAAAAATGTCTTTCATCATACCTTAAGAAAATGTACGGGGCGCAGTCCTGGTCGCAGTTTTACGATGCCCAGCTTGCCTCAGACTTTGATGATTGGAGAATATCTTCAAACGGGGAGCTATCGCCAGAGTCCTTGCTAGCCGCAAACCTGACGTACTATTGCTATTTGGAACAGCTAAACTTGAGACTCGGGAACAAATACAAACAAATGAAACTCGATATTACCTGGTACGACGCAGACTACTCCATCACTCCAAAAGATCAGAAATATACTCAGCATACTATTGCCTTTGAGAAATCTTCAGTAATTTACAACATTGCAGTGATATGTAACCAACTGGCCAGAGAGAAGTTGACAGATGACTATAAACCGAGCATCGGTTACATGACAAAAGCCATGTGTTGTTTCAAATATCTGTCCGAAAACTTTTTAAACTCCCCATCAATTGACCTACAAGCTGAAAACACGGGCTTCTTATCCCTGTTATGTCATGCCCAGGCTCAAGAAATGTTCTTACTCAAACTGCTCAACGGTCCAAATGCAGAGAAACAGGCCTCACTAATAAGCAAACTAGCTGTGGCAACTCACCAACTCTACAACCAATGCAAtgactttttgaagacacCCGAGGGCGGCATAACTCCATATGGTGAACCCAGATGGGGCACAACTATGACATGCAAAACTTACCTTTACAAGTCCATAGCCGCATTTTATTATGCCCTCTACCTTGAACAGCAAAACCAAATGGGCGAAGCCATTGCTTTCACCAAACTAGCACATTTGTCTTTGATTAATGCTCTTCCTTTCAAAGCATGGCTTAAAGAGTTCGTCGACTTTGAGGGGCTAAAGAATAGTATCAATATGAAAACAGAGCAGCTCAACAAAGATAATGACTACATTTACCATGAACTTATCCCTAATAGCGTGTCACTCGACGTTGTCAAGTCAATGGATGCTATTAAACCAATGACGTGGAATTCTATCATTGATGAGTCCATGAAGGACATTTCCCCTAAGTGCGAAGCTCTGTTCAAAGGTATTGTTCCCATGGAGGTCTACGAGAAAGAAAGCATTTATTCCGAGGAGAAGTCTAAAATGTTGAGGGCAGAAGTGGAAGCTACCGAGACTGCAGATTTGGAATACAGCTCATTCTTAGACTTTACGCAATTACCAAGCCTTATTCCGGACTTGGAAAAAAGGTACAAGAGTGGAGAGGTGTACAAAACTAATCCACAAGTGGAACTAATGAGGAACCAGTTGCTGACATGGATAAAAACGTACCAATCAAGTCCTTACATGAGCGTTGAAAAACAGATGACTCTGATAGTTAATAAAAGGAATGAAATCACTGAAGTTTATCTGAATTACCACCTGAtcagaaagaaaacgacTGTTAAACTGAAGAGTTCTTTGATTGAAGCGTCAAGGTCTGATGAGAAACTATTTTCGTTAATGAAGCCGTATTCAAAAGAGCTGGGAATACTGGCAAATGACAACTTGCTATGGCAGACGTTCAACAAATTTGATGGCGATGGCTCTAATCAAGAAAGCCTGCTGGACGTTGATGACACGAAGACTGAAAAGATTTtagatattttgaagaaactaaGACAACTGTCTGAAGACCTAAGGGTACTaaaggaggaaagaaaagatatattagaagaattgaaaaCGAAAGTTAACGAAGACGACATCACAACCCTTCTCATTACTGAATTGGGGAAATCCGATAAAGAACTTCATGAACTATTCTCCTCTGAGCTGGAAAAATTCAGCCCCTTGAGCACTCGCCTAGAGGCGACTATCTTCAAACAGGTGTCCTTCATCAATGAGGTCAAAGTTAATTTGGATCAGGTGTTTGCGCTTTCAAGGTACACAGAAATGAACTCTGAAGAAATGAAGAGGGAAGcacaaagaaaagaatttTTTGGCAGGATTGAGAAAGCTATGATGAATTTTACTATCTTCGCGTCCGATATAGGCAAGGGTATCCAATTTTATGATTCTCTGTTTAAGATGTCTAGGGATCTGCTAAATTCCAGTAGAAGGCAAAGCGCTGCAAGCAATTCAAATTCGGATTTAGGATTTTCACCTCGGCCTGCTCTCCCACCCCAACCACCCAGACAAAATATCTCAAATGGTCCAGGGATTCCTGGTGGTGCAATGAACACGATGAATACCGGTATGGAGAATCTGTCGTTGGAtaacagaaacaacacAAGGCCTTGGATCCCGACCCATCCGTCCAACGCCCCTCCGCCAGCCTACCAAGCGGAAACTTCAACTTATCAACCACTTCGAATGCCACCACATTTTTCAAGAGCTCCAATCCCACAACCTCCAATCCCACAACCACCAATCCCACAACCACCAACCTCTCAATTTTCGGGAGGAAGTGCACCATATGGCCAATCATACGATCGACCAGCTCCCCTCTTACCGCCTAAACAGCCAAGTAATAACGGGATAACCAGAGATCAGCAgtttgaaaatgaagaacGTGAAATAAGAAGGAACCCGACAGCAATATACGATAAATCTTCAgtttttgatgaaaatcTTTACTACAAGTATAGTGACTAG